Proteins found in one Tamandua tetradactyla isolate mTamTet1 chromosome 1, mTamTet1.pri, whole genome shotgun sequence genomic segment:
- the NDUFA5 gene encoding NADH dehydrogenase [ubiquinone] 1 alpha subcomplex subunit 5, with translation MAGLLKKTTGLVGLAVSDSPHERLRILYTKILDVLEQIPKTAAYRKYTEQIINEKLGIVKAEPDVKKLEDRLQSGQLEEVILQAESELSLVRKMMQWKPWEPLVEEPPTNQWKWPI, from the exons ATGGCGGGCTTGCTGAAGAAG ACCACTGGCCTTGTCGGATTGGCTGTAAGTGATAGTCCGCATGAG aggcTAAGAATATTGTACACAAAGATCCTTGATGTTCTTGAGCAAATTCCTAAAACTGCAGCATATAGAAAGTATACAGAACAGATTATAAATGAGAAGCTTGGTATTGTTAAAGCG GAACCAGATGTTAAAAAATTAGAAGACCGTCTTCAGAGTGGTCAATTAGAAGAGGTGATTCTTCAG gcTGAAAGTGAACTAAGTCTGGTGAGAAAAATGATGCAGTGGAAACCATGGGAGCCTTTGGTGGAAGAACCTCCCACCAATCAATGGAAATGGCCGATATAA